From a single Mus caroli chromosome X, CAROLI_EIJ_v1.1, whole genome shotgun sequence genomic region:
- the Nup62cl gene encoding nucleoporin-62 C-terminal-like protein isoform X2 encodes MFPSMPYVPASMASQELSSTTSTTTTTTVTTNTTTTITSGFNLYVRPPASPWLNNTGLINVASMPSTMTVNSIVTPVMTYGPLESMANNWNYQLQEQEKHYFYQANQFNLWNQALLESGNELALLYNEVERVKIDQSSYRLAEIIDAELKRMSQDLKDIVVYLNSLAHPADATEQLEQICKILNAHMESLQWINLNSGVMQKKVEEVANAVEEYRRKEQEAMKAAFE; translated from the exons ATGTTTCCTTCAATGCCGTATGTTCCTGCCTCCATGGCTTCTCAGGAACTCTCAT ccACAACCTCAACGACTACCACTACTACGGTTACCACCAACACCACTACCACGATTACAAGTGGCTTCAACCTGTATGTGAGACCACCTGCATCACCTTGGCTGAATAACACTGGCTTGATCAATGTGGCTTCTATGCCTTCTACCATGACTGTGAA CTCAATAGTAACTCCTGTGATGACTTATGGTCCTCTGGAGAGTATGGCGAACAATTGGAACTATCAGctacaagaacaagaaaaacactATTTTTATCAGGCCAACCAATTCAATCTTTGGAACCAAGCCCTGCTTGAGTCTGGTAATGAG CTTGCTCTTTTGTACAACGAAGTGGAAAGAGTGAAAATTGATCAGAGCAG TTACAGATTGGCAGAAATTATAGATGCTGAGCTGAAAAGGATGTCTCAGGATCTCAAGGACATCGTTGTTTACCTGAATTCACTGGCGCATCCTGCTGATGCTACTGAACAG CTGGAGCAGATCTGCAAGATTCTGAATGCTCATATGGAATCCCTGCAGTGGATTAACCTTAATTCAG GCGTAATGCAGAAGAAGGTGGAAGAGGTTGCAAATGCGGTTGAGGAGTACCGTCGCAAGGAGCAAGAAGCCATGAAGGCTGCCTTTGAATAA
- the Nup62cl gene encoding nucleoporin-62 C-terminal-like protein isoform X1, producing the protein MFPSMPYVPASMASQELSSTTSTTTTTTVTTNTTTTITSGFNLYVRPPASPWLNNTGLINVASMPSTMTVNSIVTPVMTYGPLESMANNWNYQLQEQEKHYFYQANQFNLWNQALLESGNELALLYNEVERVKIDQSRLEQELDIILFQQKELEQMLTPIEELLKEQNGPLNMMYVNKEYEMIYRLAEIIDAELKRMSQDLKDIVVYLNSLAHPADATEQLEQICKILNAHMESLQWINLNSGVMQKKVEEVANAVEEYRRKEQEAMKAAFE; encoded by the exons ATGTTTCCTTCAATGCCGTATGTTCCTGCCTCCATGGCTTCTCAGGAACTCTCAT ccACAACCTCAACGACTACCACTACTACGGTTACCACCAACACCACTACCACGATTACAAGTGGCTTCAACCTGTATGTGAGACCACCTGCATCACCTTGGCTGAATAACACTGGCTTGATCAATGTGGCTTCTATGCCTTCTACCATGACTGTGAA CTCAATAGTAACTCCTGTGATGACTTATGGTCCTCTGGAGAGTATGGCGAACAATTGGAACTATCAGctacaagaacaagaaaaacactATTTTTATCAGGCCAACCAATTCAATCTTTGGAACCAAGCCCTGCTTGAGTCTGGTAATGAG CTTGCTCTTTTGTACAACGAAGTGGAAAGAGTGAAAATTGATCAGAGCAG GTTGGAACAAGAATTGGATATTATCCTGTTCCAGCAGAAGGAACTGGAACAAATGTTGACTCCTATAGAGGAGCTTTTGAAGGAGCAGAATGGTCCTCTTAATATGATGTATGTGAATAAGGAGTATGAGATGAT TTACAGATTGGCAGAAATTATAGATGCTGAGCTGAAAAGGATGTCTCAGGATCTCAAGGACATCGTTGTTTACCTGAATTCACTGGCGCATCCTGCTGATGCTACTGAACAG CTGGAGCAGATCTGCAAGATTCTGAATGCTCATATGGAATCCCTGCAGTGGATTAACCTTAATTCAG GCGTAATGCAGAAGAAGGTGGAAGAGGTTGCAAATGCGGTTGAGGAGTACCGTCGCAAGGAGCAAGAAGCCATGAAGGCTGCCTTTGAATAA